The genomic DNA gttcttagctcccccctgggtttccgatcactgtcagtggcagggggcttcttcctgctttccctttcgcctccctgcattgtgcctacatatgcaaattaaccgccatcttgttggcagttaactgccaatcttagttggcagttaactgccaatcttagttggcggttaatttgcatatagccctgattagccaatgaaaagggtagctcgtacgccaattaccatttttctcttttattagtgtagattactggTTTAATGTAACTAGTAACCGCGATctctttaaagagagagaaagttgAGACCAACTCTTTCTTTGGACATTGTGATCATCTACCTTTTTGATTTAAAGGGGAACCTTTCTTTCACTGGTCATTCTGCAAAACCACCTCTACTGACCAGTTTCTGCACTCCCCTTTTCTGGTCATTATGTGAGACCACTGACGCTTGTCAGTACCCTCGGTTTTTGGTGTTGCTGGCACACTGAACCACTAGCTCACCCTATCTGGCAGATACACCTAGGAACAATGTGTATGCTTATCATCAGAAAATACCCACACACATCAATGCCCTTCCACTTCTTAAAATTAAAGAACAGGTGACATAGCCCAATGGATCCACCTAACCTGGAGTCAACAACACTTTCTGGACACTCCATAAAACCTTTCACTTTTGAGTTCTATCACAAATGGATTGAATCTTGTAGGTTAAAATTGTCTTAATTCAGAATTATGGagctggccaggtagctcaattggttagagcatagttctttttttttttaaatatattttattgatttcttacagagagaaagggagagaaagagagttagaaacatcgatgagagagaaacatcgatcagccgcctcctgcacatctcctactggggatgtgcctgcaacccaggtacatgcccttgaccggaatcaaacctaggacctttcagtccgcaggccaacgctctatccactgagccaaaccggttttggcgagcaTAGTTCTGATACAGcaagtttgtggggttttttcccccctctcaggtaacatataagaagcaaccaacaaatggataagtggaacagcaaatccttgtttctctctcttaaaaatcaatcaaataagaATTATGatcattttcttgtttgttgttgCCATGTGATGCTGTATCTGTGCACCACTGAGATGCAAAGGCCGATCAACTTATTGTAGACATTTCAGGGCAGAATTCTCTATACAAGTGAACCACTCACATGagtcttttggaaaaaaaaaaaaagaaaagccataaaAGTGAGTTTAATGCTTGAAGTTTattatggagagagaaagaagaaatggcACAGGTACAAAGACTGAAAGCTGCTTCAGGTCTTCAGTGGCATCTCCCAGTCCTTTGGGTCTCTGTGCAAAAGCTTAGCGACAGCAAAGCGTGCGTCGACGGCCATACAACCAGCAGGACCCAGCTTTTTTTACTGGAAAGTTGCAGAAATTTTTGAGTGTGCAAAAGCAATAGGTTCCTGTCCCACGTCCTGTGGAGAGTAAAGGAGGGTCAGGCACAGTGGGGAAGCGACAGGGAGGAGAGGCAAAGCCGGCTTCATGGAGATCTTCTGAGAGATGAACTCTCTACTCACTGTATACAATAGCTACCAGGTTAGGGTGAAAGGATTCACATGCTAGTCATAAATCACAAGGAATCTTACTGACTCTGTGTGGTCATGGAGGATCATGAATTTTCTCTGATCCTACTGTGTCATGTACATGTTTATGTCCTGTCCCTTGCCTCATGACCCTCCTCTTCAACTCGAGGTACCTACTCCTCACCCCTCTCATCCTCACACCCAATTTTAAGCCCAGACACCCCATCCATTCTCACAAGCCCCTCTAATGGGACACAGATCCCAGTTGCACGTTGGCTGAAGTCTCACCTGCAGCTCGAGTGAGGCGTTCCTCTCCTGTGAAGGAGATGGCCACGTCCTGGTCACTGTCCTCAGCCTGGTCCTGGTCCTCGGCCCAAAGTTCACCTTGGTCCTTGGTTTCAGGCTGGTCCTGGGCGGGAACCTGGTCAGCTGTCTCTTGGAGGGTCTGAGCCTGAGCCTGGAGGACCAAGAGGAGAAAGGCAGCGAAGAGAGTGAGGGTCCTCATGGCTGAGGGTCACCTGGCACTCAGGGTCAAgtgagaggacaggagagagtgGTGTGCAGGGCACAGTCAGCCTGTACTTATAGGTCAGAGGGGAGGTGAATCAGAGACACACGGCACAGGAGAGAAGCTGTgcctttggctggcctggggccaagGCTGCTGTCACCCTCAAAGCCCCTTTGATgctcctcttcctgcccctccattATAGCACATATCCGTGTGCTGAGTGTCCACACTTCTTTCaagatgataatgatgataaggACCGGGCATGTTTTCAGTTTCCCATCTGCTTGGACACTTACCTTCTGATGTTGAAAAAACAAGGAACTGTGCTCTCATTGAGTAAGTCAGGGACCAGGGGCCTCTGCTTTCTGATGTGGGCCCTGCTCACCTCTGAGTCCCTGGACCTGGGACCAGCCCTTCCCCGTGGGAGTGGAGAGTCCATCCTGCAGGTTCAGGGCATCACTCCCTGTGGGGGAGCTTGTCAGGTCCTGGGGTGTAGGCTCCTGTGGTGGAGGGGACAGTGACTCAGGCTCAGGTGGATTCAGCACTTGAGGACTCCAGGGAAGAGTTGGTCAGAGCGAAGCTGAAGGAGAGATTTATTTCAGGACGTCAGTGTGATCTACATGCATGGCACACACCGCTCACCACTTACTTGTGCCTTTTTGGAGAAATAGCAAACATAACAGGTTCCCAAAGACAACTTCTAAAATTTCTGATctttaaagagaaatatatatatatatatatatatatatatatatatatatatatatatatatatatattagaggcccagtgcatgaaaattcatgcactggagcagggggtcccttagcccagcctgctccctctcatagtccaggatcCCTTAGGGGTGGGAGACGatccagcgatcaggggaaggacactgggcagccgccatctgaggcttgcctgcatctgggccggccctgggtagctggggggctgaggggactgggggactccagaggcaggtgtgcagcggggctgaggggactgggtgtcaGCATCTTGTGGCTGAGgttgccaccatctttgagggtgtggcagtcaattagcatattccctctttattggctgtgggtgcctccatctttgtgacGGCATGagggcaattagcatattccctctttattagataggatatatatatgcaCAAAGAACAAAATTCATAAGGTAGAAGATAAATGAGTGAAAAGTAACTGTCTCCCCTCCCAGAGTCAACCCTGCATTTCTTCTGAAGGAACCCTAACTGACCAAAAAAATGGAGGTTTGACTGCCTGTGGCGATGAAAGCCAAATTCGTGAGGCAGGTGCTGGTGCTAAAGGAAAAAGGTTTATTCATGTGCTGTATGATGTGGGAGGATGTTGGACTCTCATCTCAAAGAACATCTCCTCTTCCTGCTCATGCCCAAGGTTCTCCTAGAGATAGTGATAACTGGATAGAAATGCTACTTTCTATCCAATTATCTTGCTAGCTTTTGGTGTTCTGGAGTCCTATCCGTTCATCAGTCCAGATTTCCATGCAATCATGTTCTGTCCATTCATACTTCTAGCTTTTGGTGTTCTCAATGTAAGGACCTCCCCTGCACCATCTTGGCCAATGGAGGAGACTCCCTGGTGCTCTGATTCTCAGTGTATGGTTACAGAACCACCACAGTCCAAATAGTCTgtgtttgcctttctctgtccagGCTTAACTTGAACACTGTTATATCAACAGGTACAGAACTGCATCCTTACTTTAATAGCATATACTATcctagtgttttcatatgtcatCACTTAACTATTTCTTATTGATCATAAAATTCTTACAATTTAGTTATTTCTAAACATTCGCAGTTTTAAGCATAACTGCAATAAATATCATTTTCCACACATAATCTTCCTTATTTGtgactgtctttttttaaatttctcaaagtAGATTGTAGGGTCAAAGTACACatgttatatattttacagaCATTTTTTACTGTCCTCTGAAAAGGTTATTCCAACATCACTCACTGAAATACATGAGCACAACTT from Myotis daubentonii chromosome 2, mMyoDau2.1, whole genome shotgun sequence includes the following:
- the LOC132228797 gene encoding alpha-defensin 1-like codes for the protein MRTLTLFAAFLLLVLQAQAQTLQETADQVPAQDQPETKDQGELWAEDQDQAEDSDQDVAISFTGEERLTRAAGRGTGTYCFCTLKNFCNFPVKKAGSCWLYGRRRTLCCR